The genomic stretch TTTATACACTCTTTCGTCTTTGCCTATCAATTTTACGTATACTTCATCGCCTATATTATATTCAGATGGTGGATATTTTGACAAACCATTTTTCTGCATATTTGCGCTAGCTTTTTTCGAAATATTAATTGCCTGACTTCTAACTTTTTCAATGTGCCTCATTCTTTCTGCACAGTCTTCACTCGGTAAAAATGTCATATTCGACTCCTCGTTTGCAAATTCAATTGTTATGTCTTCTAAATGTGTATTTgtgaaattacattttttgtgTTACAGAATTTGGTTTGATTCCCAATAAACATTCATAAGGTGATATTCCCAAAGACGAGTGAATCGCATTATTGTAAATACTTTGTAAACTAGGAAGATTCGTCACCCAATCGCAAATGCCTCCGAATTTTGAATTAATTAGATCAAAACGAATTTTGTCTTTCCAGGTCCCATGAGATCTTTCTATTTTCCCCTGGCTCTGCAGATGGTAACTTGAACTATATATCAATTTAATGTTCATATCCTTACAGAGACGTGTAACAACACCTTTGAACTCTGAACCTTGGTCACTCTGTAATATTTTAGGGTTTCCGAATTCCGAGTATATCTCCCGTAGCTTAGCAGCAACTTTTTCCGAGCTCTTATCAGACAATGGTCGCAACCACACAAATCTCGTGAACACATCCATTGTTGACAGAATATATTCATAAGAAACATCGTCTTTCTCCACTATGAGCTTTCGCATGTCGACAAGGTCAACTTGGTGTCTTTCCATTGGTTTTTTGGCATCAACAGGTATAAGTggtgctttatttgaaaataatggtCGTTTTTGTCTCTGCATATCGTTATTAGATATGTATCTTTGAATCATAGTAATCCAAAGTAATGTTCTTTAATTTGATGGTACAGTTTTCTTGCCCCGTCCGCTTTGCTTAAAGCATaaaacttttctatacatttttccAATTCCTCCCATGGAAGAACAATTTTCCCATCAATAGTAATCCTGTTCATTTGTTTACCTAAATACGGATCAATTATCGATTGCGTTCTAAAGTTGAAATGACTTATCTTTTTATATAGTCTTTTTTCCAGACTATTCCTTTCTTTCACTGGAATAACTTCTCTCCTTGACAACAGATTCATCAAAACTCGATAGTCGGAACAACTTAACTTAGGAGTCCTTCTTCTCTGTCcctgaaaataaagaattatgATTTCACTGTTGAGTAATAATCTTTAATTTTTAGGAAAATGAGGACAAAGCAAACTTTTAATAAAGGTAGTAACAAATATGCCGACGGTAATGACATCCAAACGATATCGTAATTTTCAGGGGATCTATAAACGCTTCTctttcatttgttaatatttatattttattttagaatgcGTTCAGAAAAAAAAGAGGTTTCACTAAAATTCTAATACTTAAAAGGGAAACCACTCTTAGTATGTCAATTGAGTATGTTCGGACAAGTACGAATAGTCAATtgcaaatgcgttttgttaaacatttttcccttttttggtatttcagaaaaaattgtgtgtgctgtatttagaccccgctacctaaatatttgtttggcttgcATACGTTGTTTTTATCAAACGcaatcaaaatttgtattttatttgaccGTTGTTTTCAATTCAGATTTGTTTATGCATACACatttttgcacctcatgtttgcgGAGTACCATCTTTTCCGCaggttaattgttttctgtttggtaataCAGTTAtaataagatccattttgttacaccttttttttttgcaatcgccaatggcagtcagtgCTGTTTTAGAACAACCGTTGTTCAACCTGCTAGTCAAattcgttttgttaaaatatataatatttttttatcttttggaaaatgtttgtgctgtatttagaacACTCTActaagaaatttgttttgcatgcacacgcATAAAGCTTGAGGTTTTTATCAAACGCAATTATAGGtatgaacgttgttttcaatttagactgcTTTATATCGTTTATATTCCGACCGACAGTAAGACGCTTATGTTTCAAAGTCTACTTGAGTCGCCTCAATAGATTCATGTATATAAAGGAAGTTgtgcgtccgtttggctgtgtgggatgtacaagtttgcagtcacgtccggtcagaatggggacgttataTTCAATGCCtagtgtaaagagagtgccacgctcaaAGTCTCTTTGCACGATAAGGACAGATGCAACAACTCGTTGAGGATTCCGAAGGTGGCatgttgtaaggcaaaatttctttccctatccaatatacctcCATTTTTtagtggcagtcaaaatttccatGTCCATCATCCCGGGTGGTTTTTTTTCATAGATCTACCTACTGCATTTGTTATTAAATTGTTCTTGTCATGAAaacgcatgaaatatttgccactggacgttatttACTAAAGTACTATGTTACGACGCTAGATAAAacaaactgacgaggaaaggtaacacccggccgtATTATTATAGAGTCTagttggtcgagtggtctagcgcatCGGCCATAGTGCTAGGCGATTTAGGGTCACGATATtccagtagcatgagttcgaatcgcAGGCAGGGAAAAACGAAAGAATGCTACCACAAATTTTCAGATCTAGCATTATTGGGCtaatattatgacaaattattcatataataCAGATATTGGCTGTCGTAAAGTTAATTGGCTCATGTTTAGATGTAAAGGCATTAATATCTATATAAACGAGCTTAGCTTGTCATAGTTAATATACATAACTAGTATACATATGATACGGTTAACAACAGAAGCCTGTTTAGGACCTCTATAGACTATAATTTTGGTTCGAGATCacgaatttaatttttatttttttcacagttTAAcaccaccgcatttttgcgcctgtccaaattCAGGAGCCTCCGgctttttttggtcttttatgatttttgatttcagtttcttgtgcataatttggagttcagtatgacgtccattttcactgaactagtatacatatttgtctTGAGGCCTGCTGAAGAACTACTCCGGGTGTGAGAGTTTTTCGCTTCAATGAAGACCTTGGTGGCCTTtatctgctttatggtcgggttgttgtctccctcgacacattccccatttccattctaaatttaattttgcatattgtatttagttttaatggTATGATAACCTATTGAAGAAAGTTAAAATGTTTGAAACACGATGCTAGATTAGAAGGTCGTTAATGACTCTCCGTTCACATTATTTATTTGAAGGCTAATTAGTAATGACTGGTTGTTGacagatttatttattttgtaatggtAGGTTCAGTTGCATATACTGCTGATTTCGatacattaaaacaaacaaagggGGTTTAGAGCGGTGGTACCTTTATAGCTTAGCtcaaaattgttttgtaaacactGTTAGTGTATAAAATATActattaaattatttgatttttatttcaggAAAATACGAAAGTCCATTAGTATCAAAATACACTTTTAAATGAGAAAACAcgtttttaagtaaaaaaaaatccgtcgTTTTTGTAAATTGTAGAGTTATTgggaaaggaaaaaaaaaataatatactagtatatgagTTTACCAGGAGTTCATTTAAATACGAGAACGCTCAAACAAATCGATCTGCTATTTCCTTTTtatgtataattatatgtatTCACGGTGTACCCtctaaaataatattataaaatcacagaataaaaataaaaaatgtgataATTTTGGTGTTGCTGTACAGTATTTGAGGCTGTACTCTCTGATTGATTACTTGCTACAACTGTTTAATCACCGTCAAAATTGAAATATCGAGTTGAAGGTATTGTTTCCACTCCTATTCTCTTATTCACAAAGAAAAAAGTTTTAAGTTACACATATTTCAATCCCCCCTCCTTTTACACCCTCGCAAAATAAAATGATCGTCCTATTGTCATATAATGTAAGAGTTTGATGTTAAAAATAATAGATTGAATTATTTATTAGGTTTAGAACACTTACCTATCTAAACCTTATAGCTAAgatattttaccacttttttttCCTCGACAAACCATAAAGTTTTTTTCTTGGACCCCCACAATATATTTTCGGTATTTGAGAACATGTCAATATAATCAAATAGTATAAGTTGGGTAATGGTTGGAGCGTTATAAGTTACAAAAATGTACCGTGTTTATCTCTAATCATTTGGATTTAATTATTCTGACACGAGTGAATTTTATTTGTCAAAACGATTTCGGCATATTACTTGCACTAGTATTACGAATAATAGATCTGAATTGTGTGTGCCagatttttatcaattaaaaaaagccacaaataatttatacatactttttctttttcaTCTTTGTGGGAGTTGACATTTTTCATCAgaagaaataataaaaagttgAACAGCATCAATATTGTTGAAAACTTCATCTTGATATTACGGATTTTGGAAGTAGCGCAAACTAGAGCTGGTTCCTATTTCAAGTTTTCTAAGGGGGTAACAGATACACGAGAGACATTATTTTAGATCTCGGCAGCTATGATTCCTATTTCggtattatttaaatgaatttgtAACAATATTAATAGTAAATGCTTGAAAAATACAATTCATCAATATAACTTACGATCTCAAATAATAGAACCGCTTGTTATCACTTTaagtatatttatttgaaaaaaatgaaatttccagGATAAGAGTATTTCGTAAGAGTATATTATCGGGCTAAAAGTAATTCCTGGATAAGTGTATAACATACGTTAACTTATGAATTACATGTTTATACTCTTATGTTTCAATAAATGTCAATTTATACTTTTTAACTGTTATATAAAACTGTTTTACTTACTGTACTTTCCTACACACAAGATGTCACACTGAATTTGATTATAGAAATATAaggtaaaataatgatgaaaaattGTTGGCAAAATGCATTTAATTAATTTATCTGTGTTTTTTTTGTCTAACGAGAAAAGATAAAATGTGAAGTCTTTTATCACAAGAGGCATAGCTCTATTTTTTTGCATGAAAATAATAATGTTatggtggcagaaaccagttattttacaataaatctttagaatttcatggatttatgattttattttcttgaaaattcattcaagcttatatacaaataaaatgtatggtttcaaggaactaagatgtgtgcgtgcttatgtaaatatgtagaaaacctttaaatttgggtgtctgtccagcatggagatttaaaaatttataaatgcattacaAATAACGCAAAAAATGTGATgatctgataccaatctaatcctcaccagCTGCAGAATCCTGccaaaagccgacaagaattttagccaaaattcaagagagaaaggatattcagtgaattagagccttgtccgaacctatccttaccatcaaaatctcaagatatttttgtttacataaaactgaattttttccccactttgattggatgccgtcaagtgaggagaccacaattttgacatctgaatggacctatatgtgaaggaaatccccaacctgtgtatgcaactacttacttgtgtagtacagtagcctagaatttacattcattttttttttcagtccacatgatgcagttatatacctcaatacttaactataacataatttctgcgtgggacacatgttctggtacaccaaaactggtacctgccacctatATTAGTTGCTTTCGGTGACTTTTAGAAATTAGAACCTTGGAATGAAAGACAACATTTTTCCAAATCTAGTACTTATACAATATTTTTACTTTCGTCGTAATTAAATTATGAATATCTCAAAAAAAGActtgcattcaacctgtcaaggTTGTTGTTCCTTTTTTGTCTTAACCTTTATGACATGTCCATGTTACTGTTAATCAATACGGGCTTTAAATTGCGTTCATACTATAAAAAGAGAACAATCTTCCATGTCATTTTTCAATCTGTTGGGCTTCATAAATTGCAATAATCTGTTATTCTGTTTATTGTGAAATAACTTATTAtgctttttttgtcatatttaatTTCTCTTTATTCCAAACTTTTGTTAACCTGATATTTTGCTGTCTCGTAATACTTTAAACGACTCAGGCCACCAAATTACAGTATCAGTTTCATACACCTACATGCAAATTACTTAACTATCATGACTAATGAATCTAAGTTAGAATACATTTTAAgactgctatttttttttaccagattTCATATAAGAACACAGATGTGGTTTTCGTTTTGTGACTTCAGTCTACTGATTATTTTAGTCATTACAAATGTGCCcttgaaaatatatttgatttttttttttagttatcagTATATTGTACAATGTGGTAAAGATGTTTTGGATATAcagtaaatgaataaaatagtcCTGAGCTAAATTATAAATTGTAGGTCAAAATTTGTATTGCcttgcttgttttgtttgtatagaTTTTCCCTACACAATTGCAATTATTGCCTCTACATTAAgacatgtttatatatatgaaaaagacaTGATACATATGTTGTAAATAAACATATGTGGATAGTCATCTCATTGTAGTCATAACACATCTCCAAATGTATTTATGATTAGCATGAcattaaatgttcattttttttctaaagattgagaaatggggaatatgtcatagggacaacaacccgaccaaaagcatataacaaccgaaggccaccaattggtatTCAACGCAGCTAGAAAATCTCACAACCGGATGTGGGTCTAAGCTGACCCCGAAATTAAAGTGTGTACTAgatcagtgaaaatgaacgttaCACTAaattctaaaacatataaatgaactaaaattagaaaacaaacaagactaacaaaagccagagaaacctgatttgggacaggcgcaagcATGCGACggggataaaaatgttttgtGACATATCATTCCTCCCCCTATAAAGCTAGCCTAtgcagaataaagaaacacaagcAATTCACACAGTTAAACCATGCTTTAAAGAAGTCCGACTCCGATGGCAGAAATTGTAACAAATAAActtagcaaaatgacaatgatacattaatgtatcattgtcattttgctaagtttattataatttaatgaaagattgagaaatggggaatatgtcattgggacaacaacccgaccaaaaaaaaaGCATATAACAACCGAAGTCCACCAATTGGTATTCAACGCAGCTAGAAAATCTCACAACCGGATGTGGGTCTAATCTGACCCCGAAATTAAAGTGTGTACTAgatcagtgaaaatgaacgttaCACTAaattctaaaacatataaatgaactaaaattagaaaacaaacaagactaacaaaagccagagaaacctgatttgggacaggcgcaaacatgcgacggggataaacatgttttgtgacaTATCATTCCTCCCCCTATAAAGCTAGCCTAtgcagaataaagaaacacaagcaatacacacagttaatagttttcaaaggtaccaggattataatttagtacgccagacgcgcgtttcgtctacataagactcatcagtgacgctcaaatcaaaaatatttataaacccaaactagtacaaagttgaagagcattgaggattcaaaattccaaaaagttgtgccaaatacagctaaggtaatctatgcctgggataagaaaatccttagtttttcaaaaagttcaaagttttttatacggaaaatttataaaaatgaccacattattgatattcatgtcaacaccgaagcgttgactactgggctggtgataccctcggggacgaaacgtccaccagcagtggcatcgacccagtggtgtaaatagttttcaaaggtaccaggattataatttagtacgccagacgcgcgtttcgtctacataagactcatcagtgacgctcaaatcaaaaatatttataaacccaaactagtacaaagttgaacagcattgaggattcaaaattccaaaaagttgtgtcaaatacagctaaggtaatctatgcctgggataagaaaatccttagtttttcaaaaagttcaaagttttttatacggaaaatttataaaaatgaccacattattgatattcatgtcaacaccgaagtgttaactactgagctggtgataccctcggggacgaaacgtccaccagcagtggcatcgacccagtggtgtaaatagttttcaaaggtaccaggattataatttagtacgccagacgcgcgtttcgtctacataagactcgatcatcagtgacgctcaaatcaaaaatatttataaacccaaactagtacaaagttgaagagcattgaggattcaaaattccaaaaaaatgtgccaaatacagataaggtaatctatgcctgggataagaaaatccttagtttttcaaaaagttcaaagttttttatacggaaaatttataaaaatgaccacattattgatattcatgtcaacaccgaagcgttgactactgggctggtgataccctcggggacgaaacgtccaccagcagtgtatGACCCAGTGGggtaaatagttttcaaaggtaccaggattataatttagtacgccagacgcgcgtttcgtctacataagactcatcagtgacgctcaaatcaaaaatatttataaacccaaactagtacaaagttgaagagcattgaggattcaaaattccaaaaagttgtgccaaatacagctaaggtaatctatgcctgggataagaaaatcctttgtttttcaaaaagttcaaagttttttatacggaaaatttataaaaatgaccacattattgatattcatgtcaacaccgaagtgttgactactgggctggtgataccctcggggacgaaacgtccaccagcagtggcatcgacccagtggtgtaaatagttttcaaaggtaccaggattataatttagtacgccagacgcgcgtttcgtctacataagactcgatcatcagtgacgctcaaatcaaaaatatttataaacccaaactagtacaaagttgaagagcattgaggattcaaaattccaaaaagttgtgccaaatacagctaaggtaatctatgcctgggataagaaaatccttagtttttcaaaaagttcaaagttttttatacggaaaatttataaaaatgaccacgttattgatattcatgtcaacaccgaagcgttgactactgggctggtgataccctcggggacgaaacgtccaccagcagtggcatcgacccagtggtgtaaatagttttcaaaggtaccaggattataatttagtacgccagacgcgcgtttcgtctacataagactcatcagtgacgctcaaatcaaaaatatttataaacccaaactagtacaaagttgaagagcattgaggattcaaaattccaaaaagttgtgccaaatacagctaaggtaatctatgcctgggataagaaaatccttagtttttcaaaaagttcaaagttttttatacggaaaatttataaaaatgaccacattattgatattcatgtcaacaccgaagtgttgactactgggctggtgataccctcggggacgaaacgtccaccagcagtggcatcgacccagtggtgtaaatagttttcaaaggtaccaggattataatttagtacgccagacgcg from Mytilus edulis chromosome 7, xbMytEdul2.2, whole genome shotgun sequence encodes the following:
- the LOC139483090 gene encoding KRAB-A domain-containing protein 2-like; amino-acid sequence: MQRQKRPLFSNKAPLIPVDAKKPMERHQVDLVDMRKLIVEKDDVSYEYILSTMDVFTRFVWLRPLSDKSSEKVAAKLREIYSEFGNPKILQSDQGSEFKGVVTRLCKDMNIKLIYSSSYHLQSQGKIERSHGTWKDKIRFDLINSKFGGICDWVTNLPSLQSIYNNAIHSSLGISPYECLLGIKPNSVTQKM